One window of the Rhodococcus sovatensis genome contains the following:
- a CDS encoding VOC family protein: MSLHRLDSIVLGVPDLARTAHFYEDFGLTAVGDGQFSTSEGGVQLRLVPASSRRLVAAVFAVDDTDDLHRIATQLSAIDAEHVIVGAALHTREPSTGTAIELTVSPRLNQTPFPAAKVNAPGRIDRLNARAEGIIAEAKVTPRRLGHIVLGTTNFDTAYTFFTDGLGFKVSDIVKGSGVFLRCSTDHHNILVQRSPVQFMHHSSWQVDDVDAIGRGAMDLLDGHPERHIWGLGRHYAGSNFFWYFKDPAGNFAEYHSDMDHIPEDALWTPEELEGARGLFRWGPPPPPSFIDPEDLADLMIHGHSS, translated from the coding sequence ATGTCGCTACATCGCCTCGACTCCATCGTCCTCGGTGTCCCCGACCTGGCACGTACAGCTCACTTCTACGAAGATTTCGGACTCACTGCTGTCGGCGATGGACAGTTCTCTACTTCAGAAGGCGGAGTCCAGCTGCGGCTGGTCCCCGCGTCCTCACGAAGGCTCGTCGCTGCGGTGTTCGCCGTGGACGACACCGACGACCTCCATCGCATCGCAACACAGCTCAGTGCAATCGACGCCGAGCACGTTATCGTCGGTGCCGCCCTGCATACCCGTGAGCCGAGTACGGGAACGGCCATCGAGCTGACGGTCTCGCCTCGTTTGAATCAGACACCGTTCCCGGCGGCCAAGGTGAACGCTCCAGGGCGCATCGATCGACTCAACGCACGGGCCGAGGGCATCATCGCCGAGGCGAAAGTGACGCCGCGCAGGCTGGGTCACATCGTTTTGGGCACAACGAATTTCGACACCGCATACACGTTTTTTACAGACGGCCTCGGCTTCAAGGTCAGCGACATAGTGAAAGGAAGCGGCGTCTTCCTTCGGTGCTCGACCGACCACCACAACATCCTCGTTCAACGCTCACCAGTTCAGTTCATGCACCACAGCAGCTGGCAGGTCGACGATGTCGACGCCATCGGCCGCGGTGCAATGGACCTGCTCGACGGGCATCCAGAACGCCACATATGGGGACTTGGACGCCACTACGCCGGATCGAACTTCTTCTGGTACTTCAAAGACCCCGCCGGCAATTTTGCCGAGTACCACAGCGACATGGACCACATCCCCGAAGACGCCCTGTGGACACCCGAAGAACTCGAAGGCGCCCGCGGACTGTTCCGATGGGGCCCACCTCCCCCACCGTCCTTCATCGACCCCGAAGACCTCGCCGACCTGATGATCCACGGACACAGTTCATGA
- a CDS encoding cupin domain-containing protein — MPSVITGHTDNAGKVMGVHGGEGAMLWTRFATGAHLHGDWDGIEWVAFDPGGRAGLHTHSHTEEIWFILRGSADIELDGEKFHVEPGSIVITPLHSQHALWNTGGERIEYVVIEVFPPEISGKLPPRRPTEEHQIAISAEGANSK; from the coding sequence ATGCCGAGCGTAATAACCGGACACACCGACAATGCAGGCAAAGTAATGGGTGTTCACGGCGGCGAAGGAGCCATGCTGTGGACCCGATTCGCGACCGGCGCACACCTTCACGGAGACTGGGACGGAATCGAATGGGTCGCATTCGACCCAGGCGGACGGGCTGGACTGCATACCCACAGCCACACCGAAGAGATCTGGTTCATCCTGCGCGGAAGCGCCGACATCGAACTCGACGGCGAAAAGTTCCACGTCGAACCAGGCTCCATCGTCATCACCCCACTCCACAGCCAACATGCCCTGTGGAACACCGGCGGTGAGCGTATCGAATACGTCGTCATCGAAGTCTTTCCGCCCGAAATCTCTGGAAAATTGCCTCCCCGCAGACCCACCGAAGAACACCAAATCGCCATTTCAGCGGAAGGAGCCAACTCGAAATGA
- a CDS encoding MBL fold metallo-hydrolase, translating into MTNMAAEIAARTAYSMPSRHAIVASPVAERVCSISGMVDPMAEGRRKPGSVVWWGHATVEIHLDGVTVLTDPVLTRRVAHLVRRRGGCPPIEVHSPDAVLLSHLHSDHTHLPSLAKVSPTTPIVLPRGASRRFGSLRKLGNPLIEISVGESVDVGTLGITAVPADHDGRRWRHGPRDVDALGYVIEGSSIVYFAGDTAMFDAMAEWVPRCDLALLPVGGWGPTLGDGHMNARDAARAASAMHAGMSIPIHHGTLWPVGLDRFRPHLFHEPGADFVVEASSLDVPATLLDPGEPWQMSD; encoded by the coding sequence ATGACCAACATGGCCGCCGAGATCGCCGCCAGAACTGCGTACTCGATGCCCAGCCGCCACGCCATTGTCGCTTCCCCTGTAGCCGAGAGGGTCTGTTCGATTTCTGGAATGGTAGACCCCATGGCCGAAGGCCGAAGGAAACCTGGCAGCGTGGTGTGGTGGGGCCACGCCACGGTGGAGATTCACCTCGACGGGGTCACGGTGCTTACCGACCCTGTCCTGACGCGCCGCGTGGCCCACCTGGTTCGCCGACGCGGCGGGTGCCCTCCGATCGAAGTGCACTCCCCTGACGCAGTTCTGCTCTCCCATCTGCACAGTGACCACACCCACCTTCCGTCGTTGGCGAAGGTGTCCCCGACTACGCCGATCGTGCTGCCACGAGGCGCATCCCGACGGTTCGGCAGTCTGCGCAAGCTCGGGAATCCCCTCATCGAGATCTCCGTCGGCGAGAGCGTCGATGTCGGAACCCTTGGTATCACCGCGGTTCCGGCCGACCATGACGGCCGCCGATGGCGCCACGGACCCCGCGATGTGGATGCCCTGGGCTACGTCATCGAAGGCTCCTCGATCGTCTACTTCGCCGGCGACACCGCGATGTTCGACGCGATGGCCGAGTGGGTGCCGCGGTGCGACCTTGCGTTGCTCCCGGTCGGAGGATGGGGCCCGACGCTCGGCGACGGACATATGAACGCTCGAGATGCCGCGCGCGCAGCGTCGGCAATGCACGCGGGCATGTCGATCCCCATTCACCACGGGACACTGTGGCCGGTGGGGCTCGATCGGTTTCGCCCGCATCTGTTTCACGAACCAGGCGCGGACTTCGTCGTCGAGGCATCCTCACTCGACGTGCCGGCTACCCTTCTCGACCCGGGCGAACCCTGGCAGATGTCGGACTGA
- a CDS encoding GGDEF domain-containing protein has product MRRTRATQLLVGLGVLAIGVIGLVSAPSEEYSGWRGLVVVAVSISALPVAARWFVGRWPSPRWLIAFIVYSDVSITVCLLLKDTDMTAIGGTVLFAVVTSLAVVAVPLLPCVLHMMYGAVVLGIVALMTVHSDTASGWVVAAHSLTMLLMFSAPLILMVYVSELRSRARESLVDSLTGLHNRRGLFAAVTAIAVTTPKVEPIVLSAVVIDVDGMKGVNDTFGHHTGDAVLVDLAQHLRALAVNHWVVARLGGDEFACVSIGRPADIAARSDELVSNLACARMISGLTVSVGAATVGISIGDDEEQSARDALRVADAEMYRVKNSRKQIRGHSGTAYL; this is encoded by the coding sequence GTGCGTCGCACTCGGGCCACACAATTGCTGGTGGGTCTGGGTGTGCTGGCGATCGGCGTAATCGGGCTCGTCAGTGCGCCCTCGGAGGAATACAGCGGCTGGCGCGGTCTGGTCGTAGTGGCTGTCAGCATTTCTGCCCTGCCGGTTGCTGCGCGCTGGTTCGTCGGCAGATGGCCGAGCCCTCGTTGGCTGATCGCGTTCATCGTCTACTCGGACGTGTCGATAACAGTGTGTCTTCTGCTGAAAGACACCGACATGACGGCGATCGGTGGAACAGTGCTGTTCGCGGTGGTCACCTCGCTGGCCGTGGTGGCAGTGCCTCTACTCCCCTGTGTCCTTCACATGATGTACGGCGCCGTCGTTCTCGGCATCGTGGCGCTGATGACTGTCCACTCCGACACCGCAAGCGGATGGGTCGTTGCCGCCCACAGTCTGACCATGCTGTTGATGTTCTCGGCGCCGCTCATCTTGATGGTCTATGTGAGCGAACTTCGATCGCGTGCGCGGGAGTCCCTGGTGGATTCACTGACCGGTCTGCACAACCGCCGCGGGTTGTTTGCTGCGGTGACTGCGATCGCTGTGACGACGCCGAAGGTCGAACCGATCGTCCTGTCCGCCGTCGTCATCGACGTAGATGGCATGAAAGGCGTCAACGACACCTTCGGGCATCACACTGGCGACGCAGTGCTCGTCGACCTGGCCCAACACCTGAGGGCGCTCGCTGTCAACCACTGGGTTGTAGCTCGGCTCGGCGGTGACGAGTTTGCGTGCGTCTCGATCGGCCGACCCGCGGATATCGCTGCTCGTAGTGATGAGCTCGTGTCGAACCTCGCGTGCGCTCGGATGATCTCTGGACTCACCGTCAGTGTTGGTGCGGCCACTGTCGGCATCTCTATCGGGGACGACGAAGAGCAGTCGGCACGCGACGCGCTCAGAGTTGCCGATGCTGAGATGTATCGGGTGAAGAACAGCCGCAAGCAGATTCGCGGCCACAGCGGCACGGCGTACCTCTAG
- a CDS encoding sodium:solute symporter family protein, with translation MALAADIRLDTNMADYVMIAAYFAVVVGVGFLARRSVTTSMDFLLAGRSLPAWVTGLAFLSANLGAIEVLGMTANGAAYGFAPTHYYWIGAIPAMVVLGLIMMPFYYGSKVRSVPEYLRLRFNKPTHLLQSILFAVASILIAGINLYALALIVNALIGWPIWISIAMAAVVVLGYTFFGGLSAAIYNEVLQFFVIVAALLPLTLIGLHRVGGWDGLKSNVGDSRLGETALNAWHGTGLDNTTNPYGNWIGIALGLGFVLSFGYWTTNFAEVQRALSAKDMSAARRTPLIAAFPKMVLPAIVILPGVLAVILVPGIGDGSLTPNEALPALINELLPNGLVGLAIAGLLASFMAGMAANLSAFNTVVTYDLWQPYIQKDKEDSYYLRIGRTATAVGVFIAVGAAFLASGYNYIGDYIQTLNSFFNAPLFATFIVGMFFSRITPWAGFAGLVAGILGAAGVYGANSTGLVQFSSDQSAAFWGAGVAFTVDVVVMLAVSAVTVPKPIHELTGLVWRTTDRSALRKPLRWHLSRNWYQSVPVLSGIALTCCVGLNLWFA, from the coding sequence ATGGCCCTAGCGGCTGATATCCGCCTCGACACCAACATGGCGGACTACGTAATGATCGCGGCTTACTTCGCCGTCGTCGTCGGAGTGGGCTTCCTCGCCAGACGCTCCGTCACCACCAGCATGGACTTCCTTCTGGCTGGGCGCAGCTTACCGGCATGGGTCACCGGGCTGGCATTCCTCTCTGCCAATCTGGGCGCCATCGAAGTTCTCGGAATGACCGCCAACGGCGCCGCCTACGGATTTGCACCAACCCACTACTACTGGATCGGCGCTATACCGGCAATGGTCGTACTCGGCCTGATCATGATGCCCTTCTACTACGGATCCAAAGTCCGCAGCGTCCCCGAATATCTCCGTCTCCGATTCAACAAACCCACACACCTGCTCCAATCGATTCTGTTCGCGGTAGCGTCGATCTTGATCGCAGGCATCAATCTCTACGCACTGGCATTGATCGTGAACGCGCTCATCGGCTGGCCGATTTGGATCTCCATCGCCATGGCCGCAGTCGTCGTGCTCGGATACACATTCTTCGGTGGCCTGTCCGCTGCGATCTACAACGAAGTACTTCAGTTCTTCGTCATCGTCGCCGCGCTGCTTCCATTGACACTGATCGGCCTGCACCGTGTCGGCGGATGGGACGGCCTGAAATCGAATGTGGGAGACAGTCGACTCGGAGAAACTGCGCTGAATGCCTGGCACGGAACAGGACTCGACAACACCACCAACCCGTACGGCAACTGGATCGGCATCGCGCTCGGACTCGGATTCGTACTGTCCTTCGGGTACTGGACTACCAATTTCGCCGAAGTGCAACGGGCACTGTCGGCCAAGGACATGTCAGCAGCGCGCCGCACCCCGTTGATCGCAGCGTTCCCCAAGATGGTGCTCCCGGCGATCGTGATCTTACCGGGCGTACTAGCGGTCATTCTCGTGCCCGGAATCGGAGACGGCTCGCTGACCCCCAACGAAGCACTCCCCGCCTTGATCAACGAACTGCTTCCCAACGGACTGGTCGGGCTCGCAATCGCCGGGCTCCTGGCATCCTTCATGGCCGGCATGGCCGCCAACCTCAGCGCGTTCAACACAGTCGTGACCTACGACCTCTGGCAGCCCTACATCCAGAAGGACAAGGAAGACAGTTACTATCTCAGAATCGGACGGACCGCCACCGCAGTCGGTGTCTTCATCGCCGTCGGCGCAGCCTTTCTCGCGTCTGGGTACAACTACATCGGCGACTACATACAGACGCTGAATTCGTTCTTCAACGCTCCACTCTTCGCCACCTTCATCGTCGGAATGTTCTTCAGCCGCATCACCCCATGGGCCGGATTCGCAGGACTGGTCGCCGGAATTCTCGGCGCGGCCGGGGTATACGGGGCCAACAGCACTGGCCTTGTTCAATTCAGTTCCGACCAAAGCGCCGCATTCTGGGGCGCAGGTGTCGCCTTCACCGTCGACGTCGTGGTCATGCTCGCAGTCTCGGCCGTGACCGTTCCCAAACCCATCCACGAACTCACAGGTTTGGTATGGCGAACCACAGATCGAAGTGCCTTACGGAAACCCCTTCGGTGGCATTTGAGCCGCAACTGGTATCAGTCCGTACCAGTCTTGAGCGGCATAGCCCTCACATGCTGCGTGGGCCTCAATCTCTGGTTCGCCTGA
- a CDS encoding GntR family transcriptional regulator has product MTTQLPLAADRSRTTRVYEAIRGDILAGRVPPGSRLGFAGLVETYESSIGAIREALNRLLEQGLVTTEPKRGFRVMAISTDDLRDLTTARCEIEVLALRYAVRQGDTQWEANVIAAHHMLERADQFEPRDPRRFGDEWVAAHTRFHEALLGGCRNTRILSCATTLRDSAELYRMWSAPQHDRSRDIEGEHRDIMAAAVGRDEAHAAELLTRHIQRTTDALLVGQQNASG; this is encoded by the coding sequence GTGACGACTCAACTACCGCTTGCCGCGGACCGAAGTAGAACAACCCGCGTCTACGAGGCCATCAGGGGTGACATCTTGGCTGGTCGCGTGCCCCCTGGATCGCGGTTGGGCTTCGCAGGCCTGGTCGAGACCTACGAAAGCAGCATCGGCGCTATTCGTGAGGCCCTCAATAGATTGCTCGAACAAGGTTTGGTGACCACTGAGCCGAAGCGCGGGTTCCGCGTAATGGCAATCTCGACCGACGACCTACGTGACCTCACCACAGCGCGCTGCGAGATCGAAGTACTGGCCCTTCGATACGCAGTTCGGCAGGGCGACACTCAGTGGGAAGCAAATGTCATTGCGGCTCATCACATGCTCGAACGGGCCGATCAGTTCGAGCCTCGCGACCCGAGACGTTTCGGAGATGAATGGGTCGCCGCGCACACCCGGTTCCACGAAGCACTCCTCGGCGGATGCCGGAATACTCGAATTCTCTCCTGTGCAACCACACTGAGGGATTCGGCTGAGTTGTATCGCATGTGGTCGGCGCCCCAGCACGATCGATCCCGCGATATTGAGGGTGAACACCGCGACATCATGGCCGCCGCCGTCGGACGTGATGAGGCCCATGCTGCCGAACTCTTGACCCGACATATTCAGCGGACCACAGATGCGCTGCTGGTCGGCCAACAGAATGCCTCAGGGTAG
- a CDS encoding aldo/keto reductase, with amino-acid sequence MDVTTTEWVFGRLPVQGLGLMRLADEGWGQPDRDPLALVRAAVDAGVTLLDTAEMYGNEELVGRIVGPVRDRVTLCSKFGVYWGASGDRDDWSVRADPATVRTAIEGSLRRLNVDTIDLYYLHHRSNVTPIEDTVLAMAELVRAGKIRAIGLSNVTVDDVRRAHLVHPVTAVQEQWAVTQRNVEPMLPTLAELGITLVAHSPHGHGSLHSPTDSPLATTLDEIATRHRVTRGQVALAWVHGSSLGRDQPVVPLPGTTRISHLLANVAAASLVLEPFELDRLDALASL; translated from the coding sequence ATGGATGTGACAACCACGGAGTGGGTCTTCGGGCGGCTCCCGGTGCAGGGACTCGGTCTCATGAGATTGGCCGACGAGGGATGGGGACAACCGGACCGCGATCCGCTCGCTCTGGTGCGTGCGGCGGTCGACGCCGGTGTGACTCTGCTCGATACCGCCGAAATGTACGGCAACGAGGAACTCGTCGGCCGGATCGTGGGGCCGGTGCGAGATCGAGTCACCTTGTGCAGCAAGTTCGGGGTCTATTGGGGCGCGTCGGGTGATCGCGACGACTGGAGCGTTCGTGCCGATCCGGCGACAGTGCGGACCGCAATCGAGGGCAGCCTTCGTCGGTTGAACGTCGATACGATCGACCTGTACTACCTTCATCATCGCAGCAACGTGACGCCGATCGAGGACACTGTCCTAGCTATGGCCGAGTTGGTTCGCGCCGGAAAGATCAGAGCGATCGGGCTGTCCAATGTCACAGTCGATGACGTTCGGAGAGCTCATCTGGTCCACCCAGTCACGGCCGTGCAGGAGCAGTGGGCGGTGACGCAGCGAAATGTCGAACCCATGCTGCCAACACTTGCCGAACTAGGCATCACCCTCGTGGCGCACTCGCCGCACGGCCACGGATCGCTCCATTCACCCACCGACAGCCCGCTCGCAACCACACTGGACGAGATCGCCACACGGCATCGGGTTACCCGGGGACAGGTCGCGTTGGCGTGGGTTCACGGCAGCAGCCTTGGACGCGATCAACCCGTCGTTCCGCTTCCCGGCACGACCCGAATCAGCCACCTGCTGGCGAATGTGGCAGCCGCTTCCCTCGTCCTCGAACCGTTCGAACTGGACCGCCTCGACGCTCTTGCCTCACTGTGA
- a CDS encoding fumarylacetoacetate hydrolase family protein, producing MRLINLDGRLHLVDGDRVSDVEQASNGTFSADPQQIYSRWDEFTTWVQTQPKPSTSLPQRAHVGAPAPSPRQIFAVGLNYLAHADESGFVRPDNPVIFTKFASSITGPESSVELPSKSVDWEVELVVVLGRGGRNIASASAWNHVAGLTVGQDISERERQHSGPAPQFSLAKSHAGFSPVGPVLVTPDELDNPDDLELGAEINGEQVQSGRTSQLIFPVPTLIEHLSRIVELYPGDVIFTGTPAGVGAGRTPPRYLKAGDVLRSYITGIGEITQTFTAPASEHTKPKTDLAPAE from the coding sequence GTGCGTTTGATCAATCTCGACGGTCGACTACACCTCGTGGACGGCGACCGTGTCTCCGATGTCGAACAGGCCAGCAACGGCACGTTCTCAGCGGATCCGCAGCAGATCTACTCCCGGTGGGATGAATTTACGACGTGGGTTCAGACGCAACCGAAACCATCGACGTCACTGCCCCAGAGGGCTCATGTCGGTGCACCTGCACCGTCACCGCGTCAGATTTTCGCCGTAGGTTTGAACTATCTTGCTCACGCAGACGAATCCGGGTTCGTGCGTCCTGACAACCCGGTGATTTTCACCAAGTTCGCTTCGTCGATCACCGGTCCCGAGTCGTCTGTGGAGCTACCCTCCAAATCGGTGGACTGGGAAGTCGAACTTGTCGTTGTTCTCGGCCGTGGCGGCCGCAACATCGCCTCCGCCTCCGCATGGAATCACGTAGCCGGTCTGACAGTCGGCCAGGACATTTCCGAACGCGAACGCCAGCACTCGGGGCCGGCTCCGCAGTTCAGCCTGGCGAAATCACACGCCGGGTTCTCACCGGTCGGTCCAGTTCTGGTCACACCGGACGAGCTGGACAACCCCGACGATCTCGAACTCGGCGCGGAGATCAACGGTGAGCAAGTTCAGAGCGGCAGAACATCACAGTTGATCTTCCCCGTACCCACGCTGATCGAGCATCTCTCCCGAATCGTCGAGCTCTACCCGGGTGATGTCATCTTCACTGGCACCCCCGCCGGAGTAGGCGCGGGACGCACACCCCCTCGCTACCTCAAGGCCGGGGACGTCCTCCGCAGCTACATCACCGGCATCGGCGAGATCACCCAGACCTTCACCGCGCCCGCATCCGAGCACACCAAGCCGAAAACCGACCTCGCCCCGGCAGAGTAG
- a CDS encoding RNA polymerase-binding protein RbpA has translation MADRVLRGSRLGAVSYETDRDHDLAPRRVARYRCDNGEEFDVPFADDAEIPGTWQCRNGLEGSLLEGTAPEAKKVKPPRTHWDMLLERRSVDELEELLKERMDLLKVKRRGA, from the coding sequence ATGGCAGATCGCGTTCTACGAGGTAGCCGCCTCGGCGCCGTTAGTTACGAGACCGACCGCGACCACGACCTTGCGCCGCGTCGAGTCGCTCGCTACCGATGCGACAACGGTGAAGAGTTCGACGTGCCGTTCGCGGACGACGCCGAGATCCCCGGCACGTGGCAGTGCCGCAACGGCCTGGAAGGTTCCCTGCTCGAGGGAACTGCTCCGGAGGCTAAGAAGGTCAAGCCGCCGCGCACCCACTGGGACATGCTCCTCGAGCGCCGCTCGGTCGACGAACTCGAAGAGTTGCTCAAGGAGCGGATGGACCTGCTCAAGGTCAAACGTCGCGGAGCCTGA
- a CDS encoding phage holin family protein: MPSAVALAIVFGALNALLWPLFLRAMMWVGPALLFVSVFVASGLLMLLSVTLAPVAHFDGPMDITILALILSATTSVVSGAIAARRDNTYRMMVVRRHRRSQHGSSGQVDAPGLVCIQIDGLGHDVLRRAMSSGVVPTMASLVSSGTHSLTAWHTDWSSQTGASQLGILHGSNHDVPAFRWYDKSSRTIAVFSDPASNAERERERSKLTGLLADDGASRGNLFTGGAQDNVLVVSRMRGARMGGGGTGYSGYFIDPANTVRTFVGFVAEIVREIRQSLISRSRGIVPRVPRGGIYPLVRAFTTVVETDVVVAAVIGDLVRGRSIVYADLVGYDEVSHHSGVERPETLAVLRKLDAEIAMIHAVAQSSERSYHLVLLSDHGQSQGVTFRTRYGESLQSLVLRGCALAETSDRPMHGGGAEGAAFAAASVGIGSSGSSESDVDNVIVLASGNVGLVSFVDNPARATREWIDAVYPGLIETLIGHPGIGFVLVATESGESEVLGAHGSVSLDTGSVVGEDPLAVFGHGVLDLIRRTDSFGNVPDMMINGTYWPDTDEVAAFEEQVGSHGGLGGEQSRPFLLHPVQLSTPPGPIHGAESIHRILVHWRTVAARS; this comes from the coding sequence GTGCCGAGCGCGGTAGCTCTTGCCATCGTGTTCGGAGCGCTCAATGCACTTCTGTGGCCGCTGTTTCTCCGGGCCATGATGTGGGTCGGTCCGGCTCTTCTCTTCGTCTCGGTCTTCGTCGCCAGTGGCCTGTTGATGTTGCTCAGCGTCACGCTCGCGCCGGTCGCACACTTCGACGGTCCGATGGACATCACGATCCTCGCACTGATCCTGTCTGCGACGACCTCCGTCGTATCGGGGGCCATTGCAGCGCGACGTGACAACACCTATCGCATGATGGTCGTACGACGCCATCGCCGGTCTCAGCACGGGTCGTCCGGGCAGGTGGACGCTCCAGGCCTAGTGTGTATACAGATTGACGGGCTCGGTCACGATGTACTTCGTCGCGCGATGTCGTCCGGAGTCGTACCCACGATGGCAAGTCTCGTCTCGTCCGGCACTCATTCGCTCACTGCGTGGCATACCGATTGGAGCAGCCAGACCGGGGCAAGCCAGCTTGGAATCCTGCACGGTTCCAACCACGATGTCCCGGCATTTCGATGGTACGACAAGTCCTCTCGAACGATCGCGGTCTTCAGCGATCCCGCCAGCAACGCCGAACGCGAACGGGAACGCAGCAAACTCACCGGGCTGCTGGCGGACGACGGCGCAAGCCGAGGAAACCTGTTCACCGGCGGAGCGCAAGACAACGTACTGGTGGTCAGCCGCATGAGGGGTGCACGAATGGGTGGCGGGGGTACCGGTTACTCCGGTTACTTCATCGACCCGGCGAACACTGTGCGCACCTTCGTTGGTTTCGTTGCCGAGATCGTCCGCGAGATCAGACAGAGCCTGATCTCGCGCAGCCGTGGGATCGTGCCGCGGGTACCGCGCGGCGGGATCTACCCGCTGGTGCGCGCATTCACGACGGTGGTGGAGACCGACGTCGTAGTCGCAGCTGTGATCGGCGATCTAGTGCGCGGTCGGTCGATCGTCTACGCCGACCTGGTCGGATACGACGAGGTCTCGCACCACTCGGGCGTCGAGCGACCAGAGACGCTCGCAGTTCTCCGTAAGCTCGATGCCGAAATCGCAATGATCCATGCGGTGGCTCAGAGCAGCGAGCGGTCGTATCACCTGGTGTTGCTCTCCGACCACGGGCAGAGTCAGGGCGTCACGTTCAGGACCCGATACGGCGAGTCGCTGCAATCGCTCGTTCTCCGCGGGTGCGCTCTTGCCGAAACTTCGGACCGACCGATGCACGGCGGCGGAGCAGAAGGCGCCGCATTCGCCGCCGCGAGTGTCGGCATCGGATCGTCCGGCAGCTCGGAGTCCGACGTCGACAACGTCATCGTGCTGGCGTCTGGGAATGTCGGACTGGTCAGCTTCGTCGACAATCCCGCTCGAGCAACGCGCGAGTGGATCGACGCCGTGTATCCAGGATTGATCGAGACGTTGATCGGCCATCCAGGGATCGGCTTCGTGCTGGTTGCAACGGAGTCCGGTGAATCCGAGGTCCTCGGTGCGCACGGAAGCGTGTCCCTCGATACGGGATCCGTCGTGGGGGAGGACCCGCTGGCAGTCTTCGGGCATGGCGTACTGGACTTGATTCGTCGGACGGACTCGTTCGGCAACGTGCCCGACATGATGATCAACGGGACGTACTGGCCGGATACCGACGAAGTCGCTGCATTCGAGGAACAGGTGGGCTCACACGGTGGTCTGGGTGGCGAGCAGTCGCGGCCGTTTCTACTGCATCCAGTCCAGCTTTCGACCCCGCCTGGTCCGATTCACGGCGCCGAGTCCATCCATCGCATTCTCGTGCACTGGCGAACGGTTGCCGCACGGTCCTAG
- a CDS encoding tellurite resistance TerB family protein: MAFWDQLKAKATELNGQLQTKTVQFKNKEFANGSMAMCALIAAADGTIDPAERQKTAALISSNEALKVFPADELRQKFDWYCDKLAGDFDFGKVEATATIGKLKSKPDQARAVIQIGIIIGGADGKFDDDEKNAVRNACFAVGIDPVEFEL; encoded by the coding sequence ATGGCTTTCTGGGACCAGCTCAAGGCAAAGGCCACCGAACTCAACGGCCAACTGCAGACGAAGACCGTCCAGTTCAAGAACAAGGAGTTCGCCAACGGCAGCATGGCAATGTGCGCTCTCATCGCTGCCGCAGATGGCACCATCGATCCAGCCGAGCGACAGAAGACCGCTGCACTCATCTCGAGCAACGAAGCCCTCAAAGTGTTTCCGGCAGACGAGCTTCGCCAGAAGTTCGATTGGTACTGCGACAAGCTCGCTGGCGATTTCGATTTCGGCAAGGTCGAGGCCACGGCCACCATCGGCAAGCTGAAGAGCAAGCCCGATCAGGCGCGTGCTGTGATTCAGATCGGAATCATCATCGGTGGCGCCGATGGCAAATTCGACGACGACGAAAAGAACGCTGTCAGGAACGCGTGCTTCGCGGTGGGAATCGACCCGGTCGAATTCGAACTATGA